Sequence from the Streptomyces sp. NBC_00358 genome:
ACCGGAGGTCGTCACCGAGGAGACCCTCCGCATTGCGGCGCAGGGCCCGGGTGCGGGCGTGGGCGTAACGAACGCGGAAGAGAGGGTTGCTCTCACGCTGGACGAGGTGGTCGGCGCCGATCCGGGGCCGGTCGTGGGGCGCGGGATGGAGCAGTGCCCAGCGGGCCGCGTCGGGGCCGAGGACGGCAGGGTCCTCGGGCGCGGGCACGGGCCGCAGGTTCACGGGCTCGGCGTGACGGACCTCGGCACGTCCGCCCTGGGCCGCGACGATGCGTACGAGGGTGTCGGCGACGACTTCGGCCCGGGTGTCGTACGGCACCCGCAACTCGACGACCTGCCCGGCGAGGGTGTCGCCGTACCCGTACCGCGTCCCCTGCTCCAGAACCTCTTCCACCAGACCGGCGAAGGCTCCGTCCCCGAGGGTGATGTTGAGGAACCCCGGTCCGGTGACGGTCACGTCGGTGACACCGGGGGCACCCGCGAGGTGCGGCCGCAGGACCTCGGCGACCTCCAGAGCCGGCCGCCCGGCCGCCCCGGCCAGCCGCAACGCGATGTTCGTCGCGAAGTCCCCGCACCCACCCGCCCCCGGCGGGGTGACCACCGCGCTCGCGGGCACGGAAACGCTCAGCTCCCCCCCGTCGACAGCACGACGCACCGCGCACAGCACGGTACGAGAGAGCTCAACGGGAGTCACGGGACAAGCCTAGGGGAGGAGGGGGGTGGGTACGCGAGTCCGTTTAGCGGATGGTCCGGGATGTGGACGGGGGGCGGGGCTGGGGGCGGGGCTGGGGGGCTGGGGGGGCGGCGCGGATCCGGGGACGGGGAAACGCCGATGGCCGTGCGCCGGCCGGCACGCCGTACGTCGACCTTGCCCCCAGACGCCCAGACGAACAGACCACGGCGGACACGGCTGCCACGGCTGGCCCGGCGGACACGGCTGAGGATGAGGCTGCTGCCACTGCTGCCACTGCTGCCACTGCTGCCACTGCTGCCACTGCTGCCACTGCTGCCACACAACGGCTGGCACGTCGGAACGGTTCAGTGGCCGGTGGGCCGGGACGGTTCAGTGGCTGGCGTGTCGGAACCGCTCAGTGGCTGGCGTGTCGGAACCGCTCAGTGGCCGGTGCGCCCCGCCCGCTCGGTCTCCTCGACGGCGCCGCCCGGGGCGACACCCCCGTCCTCATCACGCCGTTCCATCAACTGCCGCACAAGGCGTACGAGTTCGGAGGGCTCGAAGGGCTTGGCGAGAAAGGCGTCGACTCCGACGTCGAGCCCGCTCTCGACCTCGTACTGCGTGCAGGCGCTCACGATGGCGAGGGGAAGATTCCGTGTCCGGGGATCGGCACGCAGCCGAGCGGCGGTGCGCAGGCCGTCGAGCCGAGGCATCACGACATCGAGGGTGACGACATCGGGCCGAACTTGATGAACGACGTCCAGACACTCGGCACCGTCAGCCGCGGTCACGACCTCGAGACCCTCCAGCTCAAGGTTGACCCTGATCAGCTGCCGGATGACCTTGTTGTCGTCCACAACAAGCACCCGACCGGACACGCCTGGCACAACTCGAGAGTAGGTCCGCGCCCACCGCCGCGTCCGGGTTTTCCCCACTTCCAACCCGTGCGGACCCCATCACCCACCGCGGGCGGACTCCACCGCACCGCCGCGTCCGGACTCCATCAGCCCACAGCCCTCCGTGTCCAGATGCCATCAGCTCACCGCGTGCGCACCCCATCCACCCTGCAGCAGCCACTCCTCCCACGCTCCCCGCAACACCACCCGGCCCGGGCCAAAACACGTGGCGATCACCCCTGGAAGAGCTGGTAGGGTTCTACCCGTCGCCGCACAAAGCGCCCGACACGCCCCCGTAGCTCAGGGGATAGAGCAACGGCCTCCGGAGCCGTGTGCGCAGGTTCGAATCCTGCCGGGGGCACTCGCCACACAGCCAGCAAGAATCACACGCTGAGCTGGGCGGATGCCTGGACGAAAGAGCGGGAGTCAGTCTCACTGACTCCCGCTCTTTCTCGTTCTTTCTCACTGTTCGCGCACTATCTGCGATACACACCACGCACGTCCGATCTTGCCGGGATGATGCTGCGATGGATGACGGCAAGGCGACGCTGCTCGCTGGCATAGCCGCGCTAGTGGGCACCCTCGCGTCGGCAATCGCCGCATGGCTGGCTGCCCGCTTCGGCGCAAGGCAGGGCATCGAGACGGCAAGGGCGCAAGTGGCCGCCCAACGATCAGCCGATTGGGAGCACTGGGCGCGAGAACAGCGCAGCC
This genomic interval carries:
- the nrtL gene encoding ArgS-related anticodon-binding protein NrtL, whose protein sequence is MTPVELSRTVLCAVRRAVDGGELSVSVPASAVVTPPGAGGCGDFATNIALRLAGAAGRPALEVAEVLRPHLAGAPGVTDVTVTGPGFLNITLGDGAFAGLVEEVLEQGTRYGYGDTLAGQVVELRVPYDTRAEVVADTLVRIVAAQGGRAEVRHAEPVNLRPVPAPEDPAVLGPDAARWALLHPAPHDRPRIGADHLVQRESNPLFRVRYAHARTRALRRNAEGLLGDDLRSPGSGLADILRTREGVLPGRRGGLDIADASGISVLSRQGEADLLAALAEYPHALSVAALHRAPDRLARHLVVTADALLGFQHVVLPLGDEKPSAAHRARLALAEAAGTVLAGGLSLLGISAPEYL
- a CDS encoding response regulator; amino-acid sequence: MEVGKTRTRRWARTYSRVVPGVSGRVLVVDDNKVIRQLIRVNLELEGLEVVTAADGAECLDVVHQVRPDVVTLDVVMPRLDGLRTAARLRADPRTRNLPLAIVSACTQYEVESGLDVGVDAFLAKPFEPSELVRLVRQLMERRDEDGGVAPGGAVEETERAGRTGH